AGATCCGCCAGGGACAGCTCCATGGTCTGCATCCCGAGTCTGCCGCCGGTTTCGATGGCAGAGTATATCCGCTCCAGCTTGCCCGAACGGATCAGGTTGGAAATGGCCGAGGTGACTTTCATGACTTCCACCGCGGCCACTCGACTCTCTCCGTTCATGTGCTTGAGCAGGCGCTGGGAGACAACGCCTTTCAATGTGGCGGAGAGTTGATGGCGGATCTGGGCCTGTTCTTCGATGGAAAAGACGCCGATCATGCGCGTGAGAGACGAAATGGCGTCGCGCGAGTGCAGGGTGGAGAAAACGAGGTGGCCTGTTTCTGCAGCCATGATGGCGGTGCGCATGGTGTCCAGGTCGCGCATCTCGCCGACGAGTATCACGTCCGGATCCTCGCGCAAGGCGTCGCGCAGGGCCAGTGAAAACGAGGGCACGTCGGTGAAGAGCTCGCGCTGGGTGACCAGGGACCTGATGTTGGAGTGCACGAACTCCACCGGGTCCTCGATAGTAATGATGTGGCACGATTTGTTGCGGTTGATCTTGTCGATAATGGCCGCCAGAGTAGTCGACTTGCCGGATCCAGTGGGGCCGGTCACAAGGACGAGGCCGTCCTTGAGTTCGGAGAAGCTGTCTATCCCTGAAGGCATGCCAAGTGCACCCAGTGTCAACTTCAGGCTCGGCAATTTTCTGAAAACAGCAGCCAACGCGCCGCGCTGGTAGAAAATGTTGACCCGGAAACGGTGGTCGGCGTCATAGGTGTATGCCAGGTCCACGGAAGACTTCTCTTCCAGCACATTGCGCTGGCGCTCACTGAGCAGGGGCAGGAGCACGGACTCAAGGTCGGCGGCGCAAAGGGCGTCCCCGCCCAGGCAGGCAAGCTCTCCGTTCACGCGGATAAAAGGCGCAAAGTTCAAGGTCAGGTGCAGGTCCGAGGCGTCGTTCTCGAGCATCGTCCTGAGCAGGGCCCGAATAACGTCGAGCTCCGCTTTGCGGGGTGTCTCACAATGGGCGTTCGGCATGGTCATTACATCCCGATTTCAATCATGGCGCCGCTGCGGCGGCTGCCTTGTTCCAGGTTTCGGATAGCCTTGCTGACGTTGAAGGGAAAATAGGGCCGTCTGGACGCCATGTTGACCGTGGGCTCCAACTCATTGGTATTCATGTCGTAGTCCATGATGTGTTCGACATCCTGCGTGTAGTATGGATGGCTGGAGAGGTTGTGCATCACCCGCTGTTTCAACGTGCCGGCTTCTTCCGGGTCCATGACGATGCGCGGAGTGATGAGGAAGATTATTTCGGACCGGCGCTTCTGTATCTCGACGTCACGGAACAAAAAGCCGATCAACGGGATGTTGCCGAGTATGGGCACGCGTTCCACCACCTCGTTGTCGACTTCTTCGATAAGGCCGCCGATGACGATGGACTGGTTGTCCTTGGCAACAATGATGTCCTCCACTTCGGTTTTGGATATGGAGTCGGTCTTTCCTTCGATGGTCTGACCGCCGAGACTGAAGAGGAACGGGGGGCCCTGGCCTGTCTGCAGAGAGGAAATCTCGGTGATGATTTTCAGGGTGACGGTTCGATCCTCGTTGATGGAGGGTGAGACCTCGAGCCGGACGCCGACCTCCTCTTCCCTGTAGTTGACCCGGACCTGGGCCGGAGCGACCTGTACACCCTCGTCGTTGTATTGTGCTTCGGTAACGGTGTAGCCGGTGCGAACGGGCGTGGCGTCCCCCTGGAAGAATTTGGCGGCTGCGTTGTTGGCCACGAACACGAGCGGGGTGGATATCTCGTTGATGCGACCCTGCCGCTCCAGCATTTGCAACTCGGCGCGCACTTTGCTGTCGATGTAGCTGAAAGCGAAAGTGGCTGGTGAACTGAGCAGGGCTGAGCCCATGGACCCCGCTCTGCCGAAGGAGTCGCCGACGATATTCCCCTGCTCGTCAAGGTACGCGTTCTCGTCGCCCAGCGTTACGTCGAGGGAAAAATACGACTCTTCGGAATCGTCCAGACTGATGCGCAGAATTTTCGTTTCCAGCAGCACTTCGCGCGTCGGGGTGTCCACTTCCTCTATGAGAGCGCCGATATCCTCCACGAGCTTTGAGTCCACGGCGCGGATGAGCAGGGCGTTGTTACGCGGGAACACGGTCATCAAGGCGCGGGCCCGTCCGATTTGGCGTTCCAGCAGATCGTCGGCGGCAGCGTCGGCCCTGGTGCGGAGTATTTCGCCAAGACGGGCGATCTCGTCTTCATCCAGAGCGATGCCGCCGCGCTCCAGGAGTTCGTCCTTTTTACGTTTCTTGAAATCCTCGATGTTCGGGTCCTTGAATTCCTTTACTGTATCCGGATCCCTGCCGACGGAGGGAAAGGCGTCCGTGCCCACGTGCCCATAGCTGGTGATCTCTTCGGGTGCGACATACTCGACGCGCTCGCCGAATATGCTGGCTATGGCGAGAGCCACGGTAATGCATGACGCGTACTTGAGGTTGAAGACCCGGCTCTTTTCGTCACGGCGCAGAGTCAACTCGCGACCGTACTCTTCGACTTTCATGACGCGGACCACACGTTCCGATTCGGTGAACCAGAGGTTGTAGTTCTTGGCCAGAACCTCCAGTGCCAGCATGGGTTCCACATCGCGCAGGTAAATGGAGATGGGAAGTTCCTGAACCTCTGGAGTGGCCACCACGTTCCTTCCTGTCAGTTGGGAAAGAATCTGAAGCACGTCGCGCAGCGGGGTGTTGCGGAAATCGAACACGTCGATGGCGCCGCGCTTTGTTTTGGAATAGGTCGGCGTTGCGGCATGTCGAATCGTGTTCGTTGCTGCATGGGCAGGATTCGCGGATTCCTCGCTCCGGCTCGTTTCCACATCGTGTTCCGGGGCTGTCCGGCTTCCCTGAGCCAGAACGGATGCCGACGGCAGGACAAACAAACAGAGTGCGAGCAGCACGCAAAGACCTTTCTTTGCATGTCGCAAGGTGTTTTCGAAGCATGACATCGCTAAAAAAACTTCCCGCGGATCTTCTGGTTGTCGTCCAGTTCGATGAGCATGCCGTCATCATCGATACTTTTGACTGTGAACCATTTGGTGCGGTCTTCGTGCTTCCTGCTCTCGTCGAGCAGGATTCGGTCGCCGGGATGCAATATGCGCGACCCCAGGTTCTCCACCTCGGCGCAGGCGGCAATCCTGCCGTCGACTTTCATCAGCCCCGTTACTCTGATTCGAGGCATGCGTGAAAGATCGGCTGCGGCCTCCTGCGGCATGGTGCCGTCGAAAATGATCCCTTCAAGAGTGGAACGAATCGAAGCTTTTTCTTGCTGTTGCGCGACATTTTTTTCCTGGAGCTGTACGGGCTTGAACGGGTCGCGCCGGGGCATCGCCTCGAATTCGGTAATAAAATCATGAATGGCTTGTACTGCAGGGTCGACGTCCATCTCCTGGTTCGCCGTGGCATGGGCATCCGGCCATGGAAAGATCAGCAGGCACGCTACGGCGGCGGGCAGGACATGGGCTCTAGATGAAAAGAACGAGATCGACATTGGTTATTCCGTTTTCCTCATTGCCAAAGATGGTTATGTGAGAAACAGTGACGATGTGGGACATGGCCGAGAGCTCGG
This genomic interval from Oceanidesulfovibrio indonesiensis contains the following:
- a CDS encoding type II secretion system protein GspD; protein product: METSRSEESANPAHAATNTIRHAATPTYSKTKRGAIDVFDFRNTPLRDVLQILSQLTGRNVVATPEVQELPISIYLRDVEPMLALEVLAKNYNLWFTESERVVRVMKVEEYGRELTLRRDEKSRVFNLKYASCITVALAIASIFGERVEYVAPEEITSYGHVGTDAFPSVGRDPDTVKEFKDPNIEDFKKRKKDELLERGGIALDEDEIARLGEILRTRADAAADDLLERQIGRARALMTVFPRNNALLIRAVDSKLVEDIGALIEEVDTPTREVLLETKILRISLDDSEESYFSLDVTLGDENAYLDEQGNIVGDSFGRAGSMGSALLSSPATFAFSYIDSKVRAELQMLERQGRINEISTPLVFVANNAAAKFFQGDATPVRTGYTVTEAQYNDEGVQVAPAQVRVNYREEEVGVRLEVSPSINEDRTVTLKIITEISSLQTGQGPPFLFSLGGQTIEGKTDSISKTEVEDIIVAKDNQSIVIGGLIEEVDNEVVERVPILGNIPLIGFLFRDVEIQKRRSEIIFLITPRIVMDPEEAGTLKQRVMHNLSSHPYYTQDVEHIMDYDMNTNELEPTVNMASRRPYFPFNVSKAIRNLEQGSRRSGAMIEIGM
- a CDS encoding type IV pilus twitching motility protein PilT, whose amino-acid sequence is MPNAHCETPRKAELDVIRALLRTMLENDASDLHLTLNFAPFIRVNGELACLGGDALCAADLESVLLPLLSERQRNVLEEKSSVDLAYTYDADHRFRVNIFYQRGALAAVFRKLPSLKLTLGALGMPSGIDSFSELKDGLVLVTGPTGSGKSTTLAAIIDKINRNKSCHIITIEDPVEFVHSNIRSLVTQRELFTDVPSFSLALRDALREDPDVILVGEMRDLDTMRTAIMAAETGHLVFSTLHSRDAISSLTRMIGVFSIEEQAQIRHQLSATLKGVVSQRLLKHMNGESRVAAVEVMKVTSAISNLIRSGKLERIYSAIETGGRLGMQTMELSLADLYREGKIDRDSALRMAKNESIILPRLERIDA